Proteins from a genomic interval of Coccinella septempunctata chromosome 2, icCocSept1.1, whole genome shotgun sequence:
- the LOC123308565 gene encoding tigger transposable element-derived protein 6-like → MPTEYRRKLSNRGKYTEDNLKLAIEAVRNGSSVNGASKMYGIPRKTLERKIKNNISTTGRLGPDSMLAEANEIKLVQHIKKAQKYGFPMTSQDVRKLAYNFAEGLLINHKFSKEKEIAGSDWLRSFMRRHPDLSTRKAEGLSLGRGVGMNRVDVRSYFELLHEVLKQNDLFDKPGCLFNVDETGLQLNNRPGHVLAEKGARNVVTVTSGEKGETISCIACCNAEGFFLPPVCIFKGKNSKKEWTDSMPPGSHIVMSQKSAYVTANIFLNWFKNHFLPRKGEGKALLILDGHSSHCSCVELLETAEANDVILLCLPPHSTHYLQPLDRAFFKSLKTFYYQACKEGMQNHPGRKLGRPQFGELLTKSWGKSASAGNAMSGFRATGIFPWNPDAIPDYAYTVSDQMVDCENREGQVQTQATGESRLPINLMEDAIPSCSHDNIEPRSSTPAEGISIPDLTPGKLLTRINPTPALVASARKRAKTVATVLTSPEHIASVKDRSTKKKVKELKEIRQKKFRKKNILQKRQRALSTSSDEENIKVPYEEESDALSEVDETECVGCGESYNKTRKQEDWLKCIICQKWFHENCSSFLNTCQNCGKTAFRKK, encoded by the coding sequence ATGCCGACAGAGTATAGAAGAAAACTCTCAAATCGAGGTAAATATACTGAAGATAATTTGAAGCTTGCCATTGAAGCTGTCAGAAATGGTTCTTCTGTGAACGGCGCCTCAAAAATGTATGGTATTCCTAGAAAAACCCTTgagaggaaaataaaaaataacatttccaCGACTGGAAGACTGGGTCCTGATAGTATGTTAGCAGAagcgaatgaaataaaattggtACAACATATTAAAAAGGCACAAAAATACGGATTTCCTATGACGTCACAAGATGTTCGTAAGCTCGCCTATAATTTCGCTGAAGGTCTGCTGATAAACCACAAGTTCagtaaagaaaaagaaattgcAGGTTCCGACTGGCTCAGGTCCTTCATGAGGAGACATCCTGACTTGTCCACTCGCAAAGCTGAGGGTTTATCTCTAGGACGAGGTGTGGGAATGAACCGTGTGGATGTGAGAAGTTATTTTGAACTTTTGCATGAAGTATTGAAACAAAATGATCTTTTCGATAAACCTGGGTGCCTCTTCAATGTTGATGAAACAGGCCTTCAATTGAATAATCGTCCAGGCCACGTTTTAGCTGAAAAAGGAGCCAGAAATGTGGTTACAGTGACGTCAGGGGAGAAAGGTGAAACAATCTCGTGCATAGCTTGTTGTAATGCAGAAGGTTTCTTTCTACCTCCAGTTTGCATATTCAAAGGCAAGAATTCGAAAAAAGAATGGACTGATTCAATGCCTCCTGGTTCACATATTGTGATGTCTCAAAAATCAGCCTATGTTACCgctaatatttttttgaattggttCAAAAATCACTTTTTACCACGAAAGGGCGAAGGGAAAGCGTTATTGATTCTTGACGGGCACTCTTCTCATTGTTCTTGTGTTGAACTTCTGGAAACCGCCGAAGCAAACGATGTCATTCTGTTGTGCCTACCGCCTCATAGCACGCATTATTTGCAACCACTTGATAGGGCTTTTTTCAAATCTCTTAAGACCTTTTATTATCAAGCTTGCAAAGAAGGGATGCAGAACCACCCCGGAAGAAAACTAGGACGCCCACAATTTGGTGAACTCCTAACGAAAAGTTGGGGAAAATCGGCCTCTGCAGGAAATGCAATGTCAGGTTTCAGGGCCACTGGTATATTTCCCTGGAATCCTGATGCTATACCCGATTATGCCTACACAGTTTCTGATCAAATGGTAGACTGCGAAAACAGAGAAGGCCAGGTACAAACACAAGCAACAGGAGAAAGCAGACTTCCGATCAATTTGATGGAAGATGCAATACCATCCTGTAGCCATGATAATATAGAACCTCGAAGTTCAACTCCAGCCGAAGGAATATCCATTCCAGATTTGACGCCCGGAAAACTTTTAACTCGCATCAATCCTACACCAGCACTAGTAGCTTCTGCAAGAAAACGAGCAAAAACAGTTGCTACCGTATTAACTTCTCCTGAGCACATTGCGAGCGTGAAAGATAGGtcaacgaaaaaaaaagtgaagGAACTGAAAGAAATCCGGCAGAAGAAATTCAGGAAGAAAAACATTCTTCAAAAGAGACAACGCGCCCTCTCGACAAGTTCTGATGAGGAGAACATAAAGGTTCCATATGAAGAAGAAAGTGATGCTCTTTCTGAAGTTGATGAAACTGAATGTGTAGGATGTGGAGAAAGCTACAACAAAACCCGAAAACAAGAAGATTGGTTGAAATGTATAATATGCCAGAAATGGTTCCATGAAAACTGCTCTTCCTTTTTGAATACTTGTCAGAATTGTGGTAAAACTgcattcagaaaaaaatga